The genome window AGCGGGCGCTGCGTCTCGCCGTACTGCGCGATCGTCTCCGGGGTGAGCTCGTCGAGGTCGACCCGTTCGAGGGCGCCGACGCCGACGACGCTCGCGTACTCGTCGTCCTCGTCCTCGTACACCACGATCCGGGCCTGCGGCGTCGACGCGAGGAACTCGCGCTTCTCGCTGTCGGGCGTCGACACCAGCCGGAGGTATAACGCGCGCTCGTCGGCGTCGTACCCGTAGGAGATCGGGATGGCGTACGGCGCGTCGTCGCGCGCGAGCGCGAGGACCCCCGTCTCGTGGCGGGACAGGTGCGCGTCCACCTCGGCCGGCGTCATCTCGACCTCGCTGTTCGTCGGCATACCCCGAATTTCTTCGCACGGCGGCTTAAAGGGCACGAGACGGTGCGGACGTGGGGGGAGAACGAGGGGATGATCGGCGACGCGGTGCGGGACCGCGTGGCGGTGTCGACGACGCGGCGCAGGGACCGAGAGGCGGTGTCGACGACGCGGCGCAGGGAGCGCGGGGCGGCCGCTTCGCGGTCGCGCTCAGCTGATCGCCGGCGCCTCGCCGACGTCCTCCTCGGTGATCGGCGCCCCGCAGACGACGCAGCCCGTCTCGAGCAGCGTCGCCCGCATCGCGTCGTCCACCTCGATCGAGCGCCGACACTCCGGGCAGACGAAGGTGTGGGTGGATCGCCCCGTCATACCCGTGGG of Halorubrum trapanicum contains these proteins:
- a CDS encoding pyridoxamine 5'-phosphate oxidase family protein, giving the protein MPTNSEVEMTPAEVDAHLSRHETGVLALARDDAPYAIPISYGYDADERALYLRLVSTPDSEKREFLASTPQARIVVYEDEDDEYASVVGVGALERVDLDELTPETIAQYGETQRPLFEIWADDKPDLDISLYRFTPETLTGRTVVVERDEE